The following nucleotide sequence is from Melioribacteraceae bacterium.
CTTAAAATCGCGCAGGCTGCTGCACCAACAGGTCCGGCGCCGAGAATCAGAACATTTTCACCCGGACGAATTCCTCCGCCTCTTTCAATTACTGCATTATATGCAACCGATGTTGGTTCAACCAAACTTCCGAGCAGATACATTTTTTCTTCGCCAAATAATTTTCGGAAACCTTCTATACTCCATAGATATCTTGCATCAACAATAATATGTTTTGCATATGCGCCGTCGATTGAAAATCCAATTTCCTGCAATCGTTCACAGTGATTAGGATATCCATCGGCACAAGGTCTACAGTTACCGCACCAAACCATTTCTTCGGAACAAACCGCTTCTCCAATTTCATAAGGTTTATTTGTTCTCTTATTGATTGCATCTTTTCCGGCTTTAACTACCTTGCCTGAGAACTCATGTCCTAAAGTTGACGGAAAAGCTGTTAAACCCGGATAATAGATGTAGCCATCTTTATCGGTTTGATACATATGAACGTCGCTTCCACAGATACCACAGGCCATAACTTCAATTACAACTTCTGTAGGTCCGGGTTCACCTATTTTCTTATCAACGGTTCTGATTTGAGGATTACGCCAAACTTTACTTCCTAAGTAAGTCAACTTACCCTCGATATCTTTGTGACCTAAAACGAAATCCGGTTTCGGATCCCATTTGGCATATAATTCAACTGTTTTCATTGCTGCTCCTTTCTATTCATTAAAAACATATTTTAATAATCTTTTACATTTACGACGGTTCCTTTATGAAGGGAATCTGTTGCTGCAACAGCAACCTGTAAACCGGCAATACCGTCATCTATTGTAATCATCGGTGAAGTTCCTTTCTCTAGGTTATTTAGGAAGTCATTCAATTGTGCGACATACGCATCACAAAACCGTTCAGGGAAATACGGCACAACATCGTGTGTTACACCTTCTTTAGTCAATACAAGTATTGGGGTATCTCGCAAGTAGCCAGCTTGTATAGTTCCCTTTGTACCTAATACTTCAGCTCGAATATCATATCCATAAACACCGTTTCTGCTAATATCAATTTCGCCCAGTGTTCCGTTATCAAATCTCATGGCCATTACAACATTATCCGTATCTCCGGTTGGTTCAACTTCTGGGAAGGCTAAAACCGCTCCGATAGAGTAAACAGTATTTACTTCACCCATGTACCATCTTGCAATGTCAAAATCGTGAATAGCCATATCTAAAATTTGTCCGCCACTGTTGTGTGGATATAAATATTCGAGAGCCGGTAAATATGGATCTCTTGAAGAACCTCTAAATACAACCGGTGTTCCTATAACACCTTCATCAATTTTTCTTTTAACAGCCGCAAATCCTTTATCAAATCTTCTCATATATCCTTGTTGATAAAAAACACCGTTTTTATCAATCGCAGCTTTCATTTGACGAGCATCTTCCAGACTTAATGTCATCGGTTTTTCACAGAAGACGGTTCTTTTTTTTGAGGCTGCATCAAGCACAATTTCTTTATGATTACCTGTTGTTGCAGTGACTATCACCGCGTCCAAGCTTTTGTCATCGTTAATTTCCTGATGACTGAAGTAGGCTTTTTCAACATCAAATTTTTTTGCACACTTTGTTGCTCTTTCCGGAATAATATCTGCTACGGCAACTAAGTTTGCTTTCGAAACTCTTGTTGTAAGAAATTCAGCATACATATTCCCGAGTCTTCCGGTACCGATTAAACCAACGTTAATTTTTTTCTTCATTTATTTTTCCTCAATTAGTAGATTTCTGCTTCAAGCGAAGATTAGCTTTGTAAGACTATTTTATCTTATTAAAAAACTTCCCACATGTTATAAAAGAGCATACTTATCCCTCAAAGTTTTTCAACAATTTTTAAAAACGAAAAAATGTAATCTATAGTGGAAGTATAATTTCTATTTATTTCTGTTAAACACAGATTCTCTTTCAATCAAATATGATTTGAGAACTTTAGATTTTCCTTTACCGGTCAATCCATTTATTCTCCGATTTATAAGCTTCATGCTTTCAACTCCCATTTCATAAATAGGCTGATGCATTGTAGTAAGACTAACCTGATGCTGGCAATGCGGAAGAAGGTCATCGTAACCAACGATGGAAATATCTTCGGGAATTTTCATGCCCATTTCCACAGCTACGGAACTAAGTAGATATGCAATTCTATCATGACCGGCAAACATTGCGGTCAATTTTTTTCTTTGCTTAAATATTTTTTTTGCAAACTCTATGTATGGTTTTTCGGAATACCTGCCATCGTGAGTGAGTATTATTGATTTATCAATTGGAAGATTATAATCTGAAAGAGCTTTTCTGTATCCTTCCAAACGTTCTCGTTCAGAACTGAATAATGTACTTAAAGTTATGGCAATTTTTTCGTGCCCTTTTTTAATTAAGTACTCGGTTATTTTATATGCACCGTCAAAATTATCGGTAGTGACATGATCAATATTCACACCGGGAATTATTCTATCGGCTAAAACAACAGGAATATTTCTGCTCGTGAATTTCTCTAGTACTTGTTTATTTTTTTCATCGGAAGCCGCCGTAGGAACGAAGATTACTCCTGCTACAGAATTCTCAATCAACCTCTCTGCATGATACTCTGCTTTTATAAATAAATCATCGGTATTGCATAGAATTAAACTTTGTTTGTTATTTGCCGCCTCATCTTCTGCGCCTCTGGCAAGCTCCGGAGCATAACCTACTCGAATATCGGGAACCAACAACCCAATTATCTTTCTATTTCCGTTGTCTACAACTCGGCTCATAACAAATGTTCCAAGTTTTCTTTTTCTGGTTAAGTAGCCCAAGTTAACTAGATTTTGGATAGCTTGACGAATTGTTGCTCTTGCCAATCCAGCCATTTGTACTAATTCTGCTTCGGTAGGAATTTTATCACCCGGTTTGAACACACCTTGTTCTATTTGTTCAACTAACCATCGTTGGAGCTGAAAGTACTGCGGGACCGGACTATTTCTGTCAATTATCATAGTTTTCCTAATAATCTCCTATTGTATAGACAATTATACAAAATAAGGATTTGTGTGTCAAGAATATTAATAATGTTATTTAGATAAAAATATTTCGTATTGAGAGTACAAATTTAAAATTGGTTTTTCAAGGATGTATCATAAAGTAGATTTAATTTTGAAAACAATAAAAATTGATGGTAGCTTACCTTTACTCAGAATGTACTAATTCAATAATACTCTATACAAATTACCGCCGGCAGTCACATATAATATTTCTTGCGATTCATCGGTAAAAATTAAATTGCTCGGGTCTTCAGGTAAAATAACTTTTTCGATCAATACACCTTCTGGTGAGTAAACATATATACCCGGTCGATAAGGATCACGTAAAGCCGCATAAATGAAACCGTCTTTACCGAGTTTGATACCATCGGGACCTGTGGGCAGTAAATATTTTGCAACATATTTATTGAAGGTTACTCTACCTTCTTCATCAATCAAATATTCCGCAATAAAATTTGTACTCTCCTCATGAGCATTATCATCATTGCAGCCGACGTACAACTTTTTATTATCGGGTGTAACTGAAATACCATTCGGCATTGAAATATTATCAATTATTAGTTCACTCTGACCGAAAACATTTAAGCGATAAACTCCGTTTACTGGTTGATCAATCAATTCATCCCCGGCGTACCGCGGATCGGTAAAATAAATTGTACCGTCATTGGCTATTGTTAAATCGTTAGGTGAATTGTAAGGTTTGCCATTAAAGTTATCTGTTAATATAAAACTTTTACCGGTAGCTAAATCGGTTTTTATTAATCGTCTTCCACCAGTGTCCGCTCCTTCGCAAGTATAAAGTGTATCATTTTTTATAATCATTCCATTAGCCATGTTGCTTGGCGAACGGTAGATAGAAGTTCTATTTGTCGAAGGAGAATACTTCCATATATGTCCCGGTTCGTTCCCGGTCTCGGAAGTGAATGTTAAATCGGTGAAGTAAACATTTCCCTTGGAATCAACAGCAGGACCTTCGGTGAAGAAACCACCGTCGAAAATTAATTCAATTCTATCGGAATATTTATGCGGATCGTTTTTCATGTCATCGATACAGCCGCACTGTGAATAAACTACATCGACAAATACCATTACTATAACTATGTAAATTGTTTTTTTCATCTTTTTACTCTGCTTAATATTTCGTTTACTTGCTCTGCGGCTTTATCAAGAGCTTCTTTTGGATCCATATCGCCAAGCAGTGTGCTTTCAATTGCCTCGGCAACTCGTTGATTTATTTCAACTCGATAGTATGTTATATTCTGTCTAGCATAACCGATTTCAAACTGTTCAACAAATGCAGCAAGATACGGATCAGATTTTAAGTAATCTTTATATGATTGTAATTCCAAAGTCGATTTGCGAACAGGCATATAACCCGATTCAATCGAAAACTTTGCTTGAATTTCCGGTGAAGTAAACCACTTAATAAATTTCCATGCTTCATCGGGATGCTTAGAATTTTTGAATATCGTTAAATGTTCACCGGCAACATAAGTAGCTCTTTTAACGGGACCTTCGGGAAGCGGGGCAACACCCCATTCAAAATTTTTAATTTTTCGAAGCGATGGTAAATCCCAGGGTCCATCCATTATCATTGCACAAGCTTGAGCAATAAATCCCATATCGTGTGTCATCGAAAAAGAATCAAAACCAATTTGGTCATACAATTCCTTCCAAAGAGTTAAAGCCTGTACTCCGGCTTCGCTGTTAAAGAGTGCTTTGGTTTGTTCTTCATTTAAGAACTCGCCTCCGGCTTGCCAGAGATACGGTTCCCATTGAAGCAGCATCCAAATGCTGAGTGCACCCGATGCTGGAAGTGCCGGTACATAAAATCCATAATGATTCATCTTTCCATCACCGTCGGTATCAATTGTTAACTTCTTCGAATACTTTTTCAACTCTTCCCAAGTCTGGGGCGGTTTATTAGGATCAAGTCCGACTCTCTTAAATAAATCTTTATTATAAAGCAAAGCTATAGTTGTTGCTTCCATAGGAATTGCATAAAGTGTGTCGTTCCATTTTGCATTGCTTATTAATTGTGGAAAGAAATCATTGAACTCTTCAACAGTAAAACCGTTATCTCCTTTTATGAAATGATCCATTTTATAAATTGCGTCGGCAAGCACAAGTTTATCGAGAAAGTCAGTGTGAACCCAAGCTAAATCGGGAGTCGTATTACTTTGAATTGCGGTGATCAGTTTCTGCACAAGTGGATCGCCGGATGGAACATACTGCTCGATTATTTTGACATCGGGATTTTCTTTTTCATATTGATCTAATAATTCTTTTAAGGCAGGATGAGTATTAGCAACAAAGCTGTGCCAAAATGTTAATTCAATTCTTAATGAAGCGGATTCGTTTTCGTTATTGCAAGAGAGAAAGGCAAGCAAAGAAATCAATAGAACTGCTATTAGAGCGCTCCATACTTTCATTTTATTTCCGGTGTATGTGATTAGTCTTTAAATACAGAAAGATATTCTTCAAAGAATTTTTCTTTATTAACATCAAAAGCAACCAAATGATTGCCGCGTTCTTTTCTAGGATGCCAATGGGTTAATCCCATTTTATCTTTATTATCCAATTCAACAACAACATGTCCTTTTTCAAACTTGCAAATTGAATCGTTAAAGATAGTCGCGGCAACTAAAGGATCGTGAAAGGTAACGGCATCCCATTCTTCAAACCAGACTTGTGAGAAATCTAAGACCGGTTTGAGTAAATCGTGTTTACATATTTCTGCGAATTCATCTGAGTCCATAGTAACTCTTGAAGTAATATCTATCCCGATTGAATGATGATTTTTTGCGTTAGCATAGTAAGTAATGTAAGAGGCGTGATAATCCCCTTCTGCAT
It contains:
- the iolM gene encoding scyllo-inosose 3-dehydrogenase; the encoded protein is MKTVELYAKWDPKPDFVLGHKDIEGKLTYLGSKVWRNPQIRTVDKKIGEPGPTEVVIEVMACGICGSDVHMYQTDKDGYIYYPGLTAFPSTLGHEFSGKVVKAGKDAINKRTNKPYEIGEAVCSEEMVWCGNCRPCADGYPNHCERLQEIGFSIDGAYAKHIIVDARYLWSIEGFRKLFGEEKMYLLGSLVEPTSVAYNAVIERGGGIRPGENVLILGAGPVGAAACAILRRAGGSAVILSEPSAARRKMALEMGATHVIDPSKENVADKVLEITEGHGVGLILEATGLPSVVWNDVERIIWEGRAVNTTVVVVARADDRIPLNGEVLQVRRAEVIGAQGHSGHGTFPNVISCISTGMDVSPMITKQISLDEVEENLKKLQTDRDDVKITITNFD
- a CDS encoding Gfo/Idh/MocA family oxidoreductase, translated to MKKKINVGLIGTGRLGNMYAEFLTTRVSKANLVAVADIIPERATKCAKKFDVEKAYFSHQEINDDKSLDAVIVTATTGNHKEIVLDAASKKRTVFCEKPMTLSLEDARQMKAAIDKNGVFYQQGYMRRFDKGFAAVKRKIDEGVIGTPVVFRGSSRDPYLPALEYLYPHNSGGQILDMAIHDFDIARWYMGEVNTVYSIGAVLAFPEVEPTGDTDNVVMAMRFDNGTLGEIDISRNGVYGYDIRAEVLGTKGTIQAGYLRDTPILVLTKEGVTHDVVPYFPERFCDAYVAQLNDFLNNLEKGTSPMITIDDGIAGLQVAVAATDSLHKGTVVNVKDY
- a CDS encoding GntR family transcriptional regulator, giving the protein MIIDRNSPVPQYFQLQRWLVEQIEQGVFKPGDKIPTEAELVQMAGLARATIRQAIQNLVNLGYLTRKRKLGTFVMSRVVDNGNRKIIGLLVPDIRVGYAPELARGAEDEAANNKQSLILCNTDDLFIKAEYHAERLIENSVAGVIFVPTAASDEKNKQVLEKFTSRNIPVVLADRIIPGVNIDHVTTDNFDGAYKITEYLIKKGHEKIAITLSTLFSSERERLEGYRKALSDYNLPIDKSIILTHDGRYSEKPYIEFAKKIFKQRKKLTAMFAGHDRIAYLLSSVAVEMGMKIPEDISIVGYDDLLPHCQHQVSLTTMHQPIYEMGVESMKLINRRINGLTGKGKSKVLKSYLIERESVFNRNK
- a CDS encoding SMP-30/gluconolactonase/LRE family protein — its product is MKKTIYIVIVMVFVDVVYSQCGCIDDMKNDPHKYSDRIELIFDGGFFTEGPAVDSKGNVYFTDLTFTSETGNEPGHIWKYSPSTNRTSIYRSPSNMANGMIIKNDTLYTCEGADTGGRRLIKTDLATGKSFILTDNFNGKPYNSPNDLTIANDGTIYFTDPRYAGDELIDQPVNGVYRLNVFGQSELIIDNISMPNGISVTPDNKKLYVGCNDDNAHEESTNFIAEYLIDEEGRVTFNKYVAKYLLPTGPDGIKLGKDGFIYAALRDPYRPGIYVYSPEGVLIEKVILPEDPSNLIFTDESQEILYVTAGGNLYRVLLN
- a CDS encoding ABC transporter substrate-binding protein translates to MKVWSALIAVLLISLLAFLSCNNENESASLRIELTFWHSFVANTHPALKELLDQYEKENPDVKIIEQYVPSGDPLVQKLITAIQSNTTPDLAWVHTDFLDKLVLADAIYKMDHFIKGDNGFTVEEFNDFFPQLISNAKWNDTLYAIPMEATTIALLYNKDLFKRVGLDPNKPPQTWEELKKYSKKLTIDTDGDGKMNHYGFYVPALPASGALSIWMLLQWEPYLWQAGGEFLNEEQTKALFNSEAGVQALTLWKELYDQIGFDSFSMTHDMGFIAQACAMIMDGPWDLPSLRKIKNFEWGVAPLPEGPVKRATYVAGEHLTIFKNSKHPDEAWKFIKWFTSPEIQAKFSIESGYMPVRKSTLELQSYKDYLKSDPYLAAFVEQFEIGYARQNITYYRVEINQRVAEAIESTLLGDMDPKEALDKAAEQVNEILSRVKR